One genomic region from Salvia hispanica cultivar TCC Black 2014 chromosome 2, UniMelb_Shisp_WGS_1.0, whole genome shotgun sequence encodes:
- the LOC125204930 gene encoding F-box protein At1g70590-like, which yields MTWPCNSDGNHHFAPLSFSRKPKESPTLAKSSTSPPKSSDFSALPYDVLARIAAPFALPSLKTASLVCRAWRDALKPLREAMVLLKWGRRFRSGRGGVKANSKKALDCFLKGAARGSTLAMVAAASIYWGMGKKGQGIAWYRLAAELGDHTGQCNLAICYFQAYPSKTREAIGWLYQASFGGHVRAQYQLALCLHQGRGMERSLPEAARWYIRAAEGGYVHAMYNTSLCYLMGEGLAQSNRLARKWMKRAADHGHSKAQFKHGLCLFSEGDMMKAVVYLELATLAGERAAADVKNFILQQLSAT from the exons ATGACGTGGCCGTGCAATTCCGACGGAAATCACCACTTCGCACCGCTTTCCTTTTCGAGGAAACCCAAGGAATCCCCCACTCTCGCCAAATCCTCCACTTCGCCCCCAAAATCGTCGGATTTCTCGGCGCTGCCGTACGACGTGCTGGCGAGGATCGCGGCGCCGTTCGCGCTGCCGAGCCTGAAGACGGCGTCGCTGGTGTGCAGGGCGTGGAGGGACGCTCTGAAGCCGCTGCGCGAGGCGATGGTGCTCCTCAAGTGGGGGAGGAGATTCAGGAGCGGGAGGGGAGGGGTGAAGGCCAATTCGAAGAAGGCGCTCGATTGCTTCCTCAAAGGGGCGGCGCGTGGGTCCACGCTCGCCATGGTGGCTGCCGCATCCATCTATTGGGGGATGGGGAAGAAGGGCCAAGGGATTGCTTGGTATCGCTTGGCGGCGGAGCTCGGTGATCACACCGGACAGTGTAATTTGGCCATTTGTTATTTTCAAg CTTATCCTTCAAAGACCAGAGAAGCGATTGGATGGTTATACCAGGCTTCCTTTGGTGGCCATGTCCGTGCTCAATACCAGCTCGCACTTTGTCTGCACCAAGGTCGAGGGATGGAGCGGAGTCTCCCAGAAGCG GCTCGTTGGTACATAAGAGCAGCAGAAGGGGGATATGTGCACGCAATGTACAATACATCTCTGTGCTACTTGATGGGTGAAGGTTTGGCGCAGTCCAACCGATTGGCTAGAAAATGGATGAAGAGAGCTGCTGATCATGGCCACAGCAAAGCTCAGTTCAAGCACGGACTGTGTCTTTTTTCA GAAGGGGATATGATGAAGGCCGTGGTGTACCTGGAGCTGGCCACCCTTGCTGGGGAGAGAGCCGCTGCTGACGTGAAGAATTTTATTCTCCAGCAACTTTCAGCAACCTGA
- the LOC125204929 gene encoding ARM REPEAT PROTEIN INTERACTING WITH ABF2-like produces MAVKPSSTAATIPKKPQSLKSRTIELHQKRIGEALSFPIQLSDQIAAAAKEAESFKFECSEVAKQVERLRQMLRSAARLAADAAYDRPLRRVAAEVTKTLERSLALMKKCRRRSALRRVVTIVSAADFRKLLALLDASAADMKWILSILDGGGGIVLTLPPIASNDPIIAWVWALTAALHIGQLQDKIEAANELASLARDNDRNKQIIVEEGGIPPLLKLLKDRTSSEAQIAAASSLINLANDQNRVQAIIDEHGAPIIAQILGNSAVKVQIKVASLVAEMAQNSPLAQEEFARENVIRALVTLLSFDLFVENSMLKLGENSIHSIVQINKESSVLSSSSSSYPSQSAEMKIELKTSCAKALWMLARGSVANSRRIAETKGLLCLAKLIEVERGELQRNCLMSLTEITTAAESNADLRRAAFKTNSPAAKGVVDQLIRIIQESDDPSLQVASIRAVGCLARTFPAREMRVLGPLVALLGHGDEAVAAEAAAALGKFGCPDNFLCVQHCKTIIEFGGVPLLMRLLRSNNDEARLHGVILACYLAIHAGKSDDLEREGVAGALEGVDRALIVQHPQLKELIPQAIYHLTVFHHSHSGMLTQR; encoded by the coding sequence atgGCAGTAAAACCCTCATCCACAGCAGCAACAATTCCTAAGAAACCGCAATCGCTGAAGTCCCGCACAATTGAGCTGCATCAGAAGCGAATCGGAGAAGCCCTATCATTTCCGATTCAGCTCTCCGACCAAATCGCCGCCGCAGCCAAGGAGGCGGAATCGTTCAAATTCGAGTGCTCCGAGGTCGCCAAGCAGGTGGAGCGCCTCCGCCAGATGCTCCGCTCCGCCGCCCGCCTCGCTGCCGACGCCGCCTACGACCGCCCGCTCCGCCGCGTCGCGGCGGAGGTGACCAAAACCCTCGAGAGGTCGCTGGCGCTGATGAAGAAGTGCCGGCGGCGCAGCGCCCTCCGCCGCGTCGTGACGATCGTCTCCGCTGCCGACTTCCGCAAGCTCCTCGCCCTCCTCGACGCCTCCGCGGCGGACATGAAATGGATCCTCTCCATCctcgacggcggcggcggaatCGTGCTCACGCTTCCCCCTATCGCCAGCAACGACCCGATAATCGCCTGGGTTTGGGCGCTCACGGCGGCGCTGCATATAGGCCAATTGCAGGATAAAATCGAGGCTGCGAACGAATTAGCTTCGCTAGCAAGAGACAACGACAGAAACAAGCAGATCATAGTTGAAGAAGGCGGGATTCCGCCATTGTTGAAGCTGTTGAAGGATAGAACTTCTTCAGAAGCGCAAATTGCAGCTGCGTCATCGCTCATCAACCTCGCAAACGATCAAAACCGAGTGCAGGCGATCATCGACGAGCACGGCGCGCCGATTATAGCacaaattttgggaaattCTGCAGTTAAGGTGCAGATCAAAGTTGCCAGTTTGGTAGCTGAAATGGCGCAGAATTCCCCTCTTGCACAAGAAGAATTTGCGCGGGAAAATGTAATTAGGGCTCTTGTCACATTGCTATCGTTTGACCTATTCGTGGAAAATTCTATGCTCAAATTGGGGGAAAATAGCATACATTCCATTGTGCAGATCAACAAGGAGTCGTCGGTGTTGTCGTCGTCTTCCTCTTCGTATCCGTCCCAATCTGCAGAGATGAAAATTGAGCTCAAAACTAGTTGTGCTAAGGCACTGTGGATGCTAGCTAGAGGGAGTGTGGCAAATAGCAGGCGAATCGCAGAGACAAAGGGTTTGCTCTGTTTAGCTAAGCTCATCGAGGTAGAACGAGGCGAGCTGCAGAGGAATTGCTTGATGTCGTTAACGGAGATAACTACTGCAGCTGAGTCCAACGCAGACCTCAGGCGCGCAGCTTTCAAGACAAACTCGCCGGCAGCTAAGGGTGTCGTGGACCAGCTAATTAGGATTATTCAAGAATCTGATGATCCGTCGTTGCAGGTAGCTAGCATAAGAGCGGTTGGCTGCTTGGCTCGGACGTTCCCGGCTAGGGAGATGAGGGTTCTTGGCCCATTGGTCGCGTTGCTAGGTCACGGGGACGAGGCTGTGGCTGCAGAGGCGGCTGCTGCGCTAGGAAAGTTCGGTTGCCCCGACAATTTCCTCTGCGTCCAGCATTGCAAGACGATCATCGAGTTTGGTGGCGTTCCTCTCCTCATGAGGCTGTTGAGAAGCAACAATGACGAGGCGCGACTGCATGGTGTGATTCTCGCGTGCTACCTCGCCATCCACGCTGGGAAGAGCGATGACTTGGAACGGGAGGGGGTGGCTGGCGCGTTGGAAGGTGTCGACCGAGCTCTCATCGTCCAACACCCCCAGTTGAAGGAGCTGATACCTCAAGCAATCTACCATCTCACTGTGTTTCATCACTCTCACTCTGGCATGCTCACTCAGAGATAG
- the LOC125204505 gene encoding protein DETOXIFICATION 30-like produces MADGGVVEQNSPLLASNGDDIEAINGVVDFGREFLIESKRLWCLAAPAMFTYFCQYGLITVTQIFAGHLGTVQLAAVSVENSIISGFPFALIYGMSSALETYCGQAYGANQHEMLGIYMQRTWLILNAVALAFLPLFLFATPVLRLLGQTPAVSREAGRFAVWMIPEHFAYAMTYPSTKFLQAQSKVVVLAAIATAALCLHASLTWLLVSTLGWGLVGAAVALDTSWWFIAVAQFSVVVAGSCGEAWNGLSWRAFHDLWMFVKMSLASAMMTCMETWYVFALTLFAGYLEDAEISIDAFSICINVLGWSGMVATGLNIATSVRVSNELGRGQPGRSRLAVVVSGVFSLLTGLLFTIILVASRKQYPAIFSSNEQVQKVVEELTPLLGISIVFSNVQFTLQGVAIGAGWQVRVAYLSVGCYFLLGVPFGTVMAYKFEMGLKGLWCGMVIGLCTQTGLLLWIICIANWNKECLKAGERLKQWSVERRGKETS; encoded by the exons atggcAGACGGTGGGGTGGTGGAGCAGAACTCCCCGCTGCTAGCGAGCAACGGCGACGACATTGAGGCCATCAATGGAGTGGTAGATTTTGGGAGAGAATTCTTGATTGAATCAAAGAGGCTGTGGTGCCTTGCTGCTCCGGCGATGTTCACCTACTTCTGCCAGTATGGCCTCATCACCGTCACTCAAATCTTCGCCGGCCACCTCGGCACCGTGCAGCTTGCCGCCGTCTCCGTCGAGAACTCCATCATCTCAGGATTCCCCTTTGCCTTGATT TATGGAATGTCAAGTGCACTAGAGACATATTGTGGGCAAGCCTATGGAGCCAACCAACACGAAATGCTAGGAATCTATATGCAACGAACATGGCTCATCCTCAACGCCGTGGCCCTCGCATTCCTCCCTCTCTTCCTCTTCGCCACCCCTGTCCTCCGGCTCCTCGGCCAGACCCCGGCCGTGTCAAGGGAGGCCGGGAGGTTCGCGGTGTGGATGATCCCCGAGCACTTCGCCTACGCCATGACCTACCCCTCCACCAAGTTCCTGCAGGCTCAGAGCAAGGTCGTGGTGCTCGCGGCCATAGCCACAGCCGCGCTCTGCCTCCACGCCTCCCTCACCTGGCTCCTCGTCTCCACCCTCGGCTGGGGCCTCGTGGGGGCGGCCGTGGCCCTGGACACGTCGTGGTGGTTCATTGCCGTGGCGCAGTTCTCCGTCGTCGTTGCTGGGAGCTGCGGCGAGGCTTGGAATGGGCTGTCGTGGAGGGCGTTTCATGATTTGTGGATGTTTGTTAAGATGTCTCTTGCCTCGGCAATGATGACTTG CATGGAAACATGGTATGTGTTTGCTCTCACTCTATTTGCTGGATACTTAGAAGATGCTGAGATATCAATTGATGCCTTCTCAATATG CATAAACGTGCTTGGTTGGTCCGGCATGGTGGCAACTGGACTCAACATCGCCACAAG TGTGAGGGTGTCGAATGAGCTAGGCCGTGGCCAGCCTGGGAGGTCAAGGTTGGCAGTGGTCGTGAGCGGGGTGTTTTCTCTACTAACAGGGCTGCTCTTCACCATCATCCTAGTAGCCTCTCGGAAGCAGTATCCTGCTATTTTCTCGAGCAACGAGCAAGTTCAGAAGGTCGTGGAAGAGCTAACGCCGTTGCTAGGGATAAGCATTGTCTTCTCGAATGTTCAATTCACTCTACAAG GAGTGGCTATCGGGGCGGGGTGGCAGGTTCGGGTTGCTTACCTGAGCGTTGGATGCTACTTCCTATTAGGTGTGCCCTTTGGAACAGTAATGGCATACAAGTTTGAAATGGGACTCAAG GGACTTTGGTGTGGGATGGTGATTGGTTTGTGTACGCAAACTGGGCTATTGTTGTGGATTATATGCATTGCAAACTGGAACAAAGAG TGCTTGAAGGCTGGAGAAAGGCTGAAACAGTGGAGTGTGGAAAGAAGAGGCAAAGAGACAAGTTAG
- the LOC125207639 gene encoding uncharacterized protein LOC125207639 isoform X1, whose translation MIGDTLNSHKLTLKFLCSYGGRIIPRYPDGKLRYHGGDTRVLSVDRSISFSELMVKMRELCGHTVNLRCQLPTEDLDALVSITSDEDLVNLLEEYDRVAASSPLASPKIRAFLSVPKSTKKSSSPSSSSASSSSNGSTSPKSPFYSSLPPRYPSSGGGRCVRHASRPPVYPIIGEKAAGKLPHNYVYQYHGHSHGNGGQVYVIQNGSPWQ comes from the exons ATGATCGGAGATACTCTCAACTCACACAAGCTAACTCTCAAATTCCTCTGCAGCTACGGCGGTCGCATCATCCCCCGCTATCCCGACGGCAAGCTCCGCTACCACGGCGGCGACACCCGCGTCCTCTCCGTCGACCGCTCCATTTCATTTTCCG AGCTGATGGTGAAAATGAGGGAATTGTGTGGACATACCGTGAATCTGAGATGCCAATTGCCGACGGAGGATCTGGACGCGCTAGTGTCGATCACCTCCGATGAGGATCTCGTTAACCTACTTGAAGAATACGACCGTGTTGCTGCGTCGTCGCCGTTGGCGTCTCCTAAAATTAGGGCATTCCTCTCGGTCCCCAAATCCACGAAAAAATCATCATCCCCTTCCTCCTCCTCGGCCTCCTCGAGCAGTAACGGCTCCACGTCGCCAAAATCACCGTTCTACTCCTCATTACCGCCTCGTTATCCGTCCTCCGGCGGCGGGAGGTGCGTCCGGCATGCTTCGAGGCCTCCTGTGTATCCTATTATCGGTGAGAAAGCCGCCGGAAAACTTCCTCATAACTATGTGTATCAATATCACGGTCATAGCCATGGAAATGGTGGCCAGGTGTATGTCATCCAAAATGGCAGCCCCTGGCAATAG
- the LOC125207639 gene encoding uncharacterized protein LOC125207639 isoform X2, which produces MIGDTLNSHKLTLKFLCSYGGRIIPRYPDGKLRYHGGDTRVLSVDRSISFSELMVKMRELCGHTVNLRCQLPTEDLDALVSITSDEDLVNLLEEYDRVAASSPLASPKIRAFLSVPKSTKKSSSPSSSSASSSSNGSTSPKSPFYSSLPPRYPSSGGGRCVRHASRPPVYPIIGGEGSFIFRAKFLTRI; this is translated from the exons ATGATCGGAGATACTCTCAACTCACACAAGCTAACTCTCAAATTCCTCTGCAGCTACGGCGGTCGCATCATCCCCCGCTATCCCGACGGCAAGCTCCGCTACCACGGCGGCGACACCCGCGTCCTCTCCGTCGACCGCTCCATTTCATTTTCCG AGCTGATGGTGAAAATGAGGGAATTGTGTGGACATACCGTGAATCTGAGATGCCAATTGCCGACGGAGGATCTGGACGCGCTAGTGTCGATCACCTCCGATGAGGATCTCGTTAACCTACTTGAAGAATACGACCGTGTTGCTGCGTCGTCGCCGTTGGCGTCTCCTAAAATTAGGGCATTCCTCTCGGTCCCCAAATCCACGAAAAAATCATCATCCCCTTCCTCCTCCTCGGCCTCCTCGAGCAGTAACGGCTCCACGTCGCCAAAATCACCGTTCTACTCCTCATTACCGCCTCGTTATCCGTCCTCCGGCGGCGGGAGGTGCGTCCGGCATGCTTCGAGGCCTCCTGTGTATCCTATTATCG GTGGAGAAGGATCCTTTATTTTCCGAGCTAAATTCCTTACTCGGATTTAA